In Caldisericia bacterium, the sequence GGTCATTTTGTTCCTAATATCTCTTTTGGATTCCCAATTGTTAAAGCTGTAAGAGAATTAACAAATCTTCCACTTGATGCACACCTTATGATTGAAAAACCAGAATTATACATAGATAGATTTATAGATTGTGGAGTAAATATGATTTCAGTTCATCTTGAAAATAACTATCATATAAATAGACTAATAAATAATATAAAAATAAAAGGTGCTCTTGCTGGAGTAGCAATTAACCCTGGTACTTCAATTTATAATCTTGATTCAGTTATAAAAGATATAGATTATGTATTAATAATGAGCGTTAATCCTGGTTTTTCTGGACAAAATTTTATTGAAAGTTCTATTGAAAAAATTCAAAAAATTGTTAACATAAAAAATGAGATGGGACTCAAATTTCAAATTGAAGTAGATGGTGGTTTAAATTATGAAATTGCTTTAAAACTTAAGGAGATAGGTGT encodes:
- the rpe gene encoding ribulose-phosphate 3-epimerase, whose translation is MKIAPSILAANFKNLEIEIKLAEEFGNIIHLDIMDGHFVPNISFGFPIVKAVRELTNLPLDAHLMIEKPELYIDRFIDCGVNMISVHLENNYHINRLINNIKIKGALAGVAINPGTSIYNLDSVIKDIDYVLIMSVNPGFSGQNFIESSIEKIQKIVNIKNEMGLKFQIEVDGGLNYEIALKLKEIGVDIVVFGDYFFKNKKENLYILRNLL